The genomic stretch TTCGTGTAAGTAATATCATGGCCGAAAAAGCCAAACAGTTGTAACCCTCATCACTTAGTGATTTAATTAATCAAATGACAGACTTAACAAAAAACAAATCCGACAATCAGATATCCATTGTAAAGTTAGAAGAATTTTTAGACCTCTATTTAGTCCAAAAAGCTCCGGCTTTACCGGACAACATCAAAGAGTTTATCGTCAAATACGGCCCTTATATCTCACTTGTAATGATGGTCTTAATGGCTCCGGCTCTTATCGGTCTAATCGGACTTAGCTCTGTCGCCATGCCCTTTGCTTATCTTGGCGGAGTCAGATCAGGTTTTAACTTTTCACTAAGCACTATTCTTATGATCGGGCAGTTGGCATTGCAGGTTATCGCTTTACCCGGTCTTTTCAAGAGGGCCAAATCTGCCTGGAGACTAATGTTTTATTCGGTATTAGTCAGTATTGTCTATTCACTTCTTGCCGGTAATCTCATAAATGGTCTTGTCAGTGCCCTAATCTCCTTTTACATCCTCTTTCAGGTCAAATCATACTACAAGAACTAAAGAGTTTTAAGACTAATATCTGAAGTCGATCCGGCGCTCAACCAGTTATTCCCGTGGATAACTAATATCGCCTCGCCCTTTGTTAAGATCCCTTTACCAACCAACTCGTCAAACACCGGATCCTCAATTCTAAACTCAGTATTTTCAAATTTTTTGTAATAGGGGAGAACCCCAAAAGACAAACTCAACAGCTGGAGAATCTCCTGATTATCCGTAATTGCCACTATTGGAGTTTTCAACCTATTGCTCGACAATTCTCTTACGGTGTTTCCTGACTGGCTAAAAACTACTACCGCCCTTATTGGTAATTCTTCGGATTTCTCTACGATCATCGAGGCCGCAGCAATCAGTATTTCGGTCGGACTTTTTGATAATTTAACTACTTTTTTCATTTCCATTCTACCCTCGCAAAACATACAAATTTTCATCATCTGTTCCACTGATTGTACGGGGTATTTTCCAATCGCCGATTCCTCCGACAACATTATTGCATCAGTACCGTCAAAAATTGCATTGGCTACATCGGTTGCCTCGGCTCTTGTTGGAGTAGGATTGTTAACCATCGACTGCAACATTTGAGTTGCCACAATAACCGGCTTATTCTTGGTCCGACACCAGTTAATAATTGTTTTTTGCCAAAAAGCCAATTGTTCAATCGGTACCTCAACTCCAAGGTCTCCCCGGGCAATCATTATTGCATCACTTATTTCAGCAATGTCCGATAGATTCTTAATCGCATCACCGTTTTCGATTTTGGCAATAATTTTTACCCCGATACCTTTTTCATCAAGAATTTTTCTTAACTCTTCAACTTCATATGCGTCCCTGATATATGACAATGCAATAAAATCAGCGTTGTAGATAATAGTCGCCATTTCGGGCTTTGGAATGTCAACAATTATCCCGACAATTTTCCCAATTTGCCTGGATCTTTCCAATACCAGATTAATAGTTTTCTGATGCCATTCCGTTGTATTGTGTTTCAAATTAAATCTAAAAAGGTTGGCCCCGGCCAAAATTAATTTATCAATACCGTCTTGGTCTGCGGATGCCGGTCCGATAGTCGCGATAATTTTAGTTTTATTTACCATACTTAATAATACTATATCAGTCGGTATGCTATCATCAGATATGAAATCACTGCATGGCAAGGATGTCTACAGCTTTATGACTATCCTTTCTTCAGTTGTCCTTTTGCTATCCCTAGTATTAATTTGGCCCGATCTTTACAAAGCAAGACGTGTGTATGTATCTCAAACAGCGTCGGTTCCCTTGGTCGAAACCATAACTCTCTCGGGGACTGTGGTCCAGAATGTTCGCCCCGCTCCCGATATTAATTATGATTTTGCCCTTCAACTCGATGAGCCTTTTGTAAATGAACTTAGTGCTCAAGGATCGGATACCTTAGAGACCTCCTTGGTATTAATTGGCGCCACAGAGGATATCCAAAACCAAATAGCCTCAAATATCGATAGTCATGTTTCAGTCACCGCCACCCTCGAATGGGGTTATGCCGAATCACAATATCTAAAAGTTTTAGAGATTAAATAATCAATTGTGAAAATTCTCCTAACCGTTCCCGCTTATTTAGCTTATAGTTACGTTAACCAGGCCGAAGCCTTAGCCAGAGGTTTTACTTTTTTAAATATTCAAAATGAAGTTTTTAAAGCTAACAACTGCCCGGAATTATCTTCAAAACTTCAAGAATATCAACCCGATTTTGTCATTGGTGTCGGCAACTGGACAGAATATGATTTATTTGTAAAAACGCCAAAATCACATGGATTTCCTTGTTTACCATGGATAGTTCTTGATGAAAATCGTATCGATAAATTTATTAGCGAATATAATGATCTTGGTTTAATAACTACTCCAAGCCGTCATTGTCAAGATAAACTCATAAAGAGTGGTATTAACAAAAACATCGTTAATGTCATCCCTGAAGCCGTTGACCCGGACCTTTGGTTCCCGATGGAGGAAAATGATTTACAACCATTTCTGGAATATTCCACTATTCCCATTGCCAATAGCTTACCTATAAACCAGTGGGACCTGGTAAAAATACACCAGGAAAAAATTCCGGTTATTTACACTGCCGGTGGCGATGCCACCAAAAAAGGTGCTCAGGAAGTTATCCAGGCCTTAGCACTTTTGGATCCGAAAATTCCTTGGGTATACATAATAAAAAGTTGGCCGGTTTCAATAGTTTTTAAAAGATCCATCGAAGAACTTGATCTTGCTGAAAAAGTTGGAATATTAAGTCGTATTAGGTATATTTCTGCCGAATATTCACAAATTTACATGAGAGCCCTTATGAATATTTGTGATATATATGCCGCTCCTTCGCGTATCGAAGGCTTTGGCCTCCCTCATGTCGAAGCCCAAATGTGTGCTAAGCCCGTAATTTCTTTGGCTACTACGGCAACGGAGGAAACAGTTATC from Candidatus Shapirobacteria bacterium encodes the following:
- a CDS encoding pyruvate kinase; protein product: MVNKTKIIATIGPASADQDGIDKLILAGANLFRFNLKHNTTEWHQKTINLVLERSRQIGKIVGIIVDIPKPEMATIIYNADFIALSYIRDAYEVEELRKILDEKGIGVKIIAKIENGDAIKNLSDIAEISDAIMIARGDLGVEVPIEQLAFWQKTIINWCRTKNKPVIVATQMLQSMVNNPTPTRAEATDVANAIFDGTDAIMLSEESAIGKYPVQSVEQMMKICMFCEGRMEMKKVVKLSKSPTEILIAAASMIVEKSEELPIRAVVVFSQSGNTVRELSSNRLKTPIVAITDNQEILQLLSLSFGVLPYYKKFENTEFRIEDPVFDELVGKGILTKGEAILVIHGNNWLSAGSTSDISLKTL
- a CDS encoding glycosyltransferase family 4 protein, whose translation is MKILLTVPAYLAYSYVNQAEALARGFTFLNIQNEVFKANNCPELSSKLQEYQPDFVIGVGNWTEYDLFVKTPKSHGFPCLPWIVLDENRIDKFISEYNDLGLITTPSRHCQDKLIKSGINKNIVNVIPEAVDPDLWFPMEENDLQPFLEYSTIPIANSLPINQWDLVKIHQEKIPVIYTAGGDATKKGAQEVIQALALLDPKIPWVYIIKSWPVSIVFKRSIEELDLAEKVGILSRIRYISAEYSQIYMRALMNICDIYAAPSRIEGFGLPHVEAQMCAKPVISLATTATEETVIHNQTGFHAKRDFSETNFVKADIDDLSNCLHTLITDKILRHKMSENAIKHAHTNFSPQVIAQQFLDLINKT